The proteins below come from a single Magallana gigas chromosome 10, xbMagGiga1.1, whole genome shotgun sequence genomic window:
- the LOC117683754 gene encoding protein IMPACT homolog: protein MGKPENLAKMISHVFSSEMNIAAETVDNLQIYKLFRMGEYDRQRKFPRPICVQFANRAHKEIVMRHIKALKDKKSPIRVSQHQPEELRERRKHVYEVQKQYAQCNIETTLKGTKLIFTKSKSVYKDKIGSRPMAEEIINGDEVKIAITAGKTTEDNGNRFAAHAVPVDSYKQVRRSLVEVMRSDSIDSASHNIFAFRFTGNDGTTHDGSDDNGEHGAGRLLLKALIDNDVKNTLVVVSRWHGNKIGPRRFKHIKEVGLSAVRNMPGST, encoded by the coding sequence ATGGGCAAACCAGAAAATCTTGCCAAGATGATAAGTCACGTGTTCAGCTCGGAGATGAATATAGCTGCAGAAACAGTTGACAACCTTCAGATCTATAAACTGTTCAGAATGGGGGAGTATGACAGGCAAAGAAAATTCCCAAGACCCATCTGTGTTCAGTTTGCGAATAGAGCACATAAAGAAATCGTTATGAGACATATCAAAGCCCTCAAGGACAAAAAGTCCCCAATCAGAGTTTCTCAACATCAGCCCGAGGAACTTAGAGAAAGgagaaaacatgtatatgaagTCCAAAAACAATACGCACAGTGTAATATTGAAACCACGCTAAAAGGTACCAAACTCATCTTTACTAAGAGTAAATCAGTATACAAAGACAAAATTGGATCCCGTCCAATGGCTGAAGAGATCATTAACGGAGACGAGGTCAAGATCGCGATCACTGCGGGTAAGACAACAGAGGACAATGGGAACCGGTTTGCGGCCCACGCGGTACCAGTAGACTCCTATAAACAGGTGAGACGGTCTCTTGTTGAAGTTATGCGTTCAGACAGTATCGACAGTGCTAGTCATAATATCTTTGCGTTCCGGTTCACGGGTAACGACGGAACAACGCACGACGGATCCGATGATAACGGGGAACACGGGGCCGGGAGACTGTTGCTGAAAGCGCTCATCGACAATGACGTAAAGAATACATTAGTGGTCGTTTCGCGATGGCACGGCAACAAAATCGGACCTAGACGCTTCAAACATATTAAAGAAGTCGGGTTAAGTGCCGTAAGAAACATGCCGGGTTCTACCTGA